One genomic segment of Arachis duranensis cultivar V14167 chromosome 4, aradu.V14167.gnm2.J7QH, whole genome shotgun sequence includes these proteins:
- the LOC107485906 gene encoding putative F-box protein At5g55150, with protein MGEFDRWSDIHQDLFNEINKRFYSYNNYIQLRLVCKQWNLKLPKIPEGNKVPWLVLSTGSAVKESFEEEAHALEEEVRAPEDEGILDARGLEEKRIYHLMLPDMQDNIMCGSCHGWLIIVMVYEGTVRILNPFTKVHLDLPPVSTLPNVININGDKCTLCYKGLIITRNTIFVHQDQIWKAIINSTPNNDNDSDFIAVVIYGLFLELAFYMPNEKRWIRFPTRDLVDIHDVIFFEEKIFAVDGNGQLYEFDTRTKSGPVGGKHEATPPPSNVGMPNCYYYLIGGDNRSLLMLVKGVRHRYYMKNQKRFCKCETVKFDVYELKKNEKTWSRIHSLGNYILVIGSNSSVQILPSNFLNCRGNQIYFTDDMHDRREVYFENTTPASQIGIFDLEDGSCQTFLTDVDSFCHPIWILP; from the coding sequence ATGGGTGAGTTTGATCGATGGTCTGACATTCATCAAGATTTGTTTAACGAAATTAATAAACGGTTCTATTCATATAACAATTACATTCAACTTCGATTGGTTTGTAAGCAATGGAACTTGAAACTTCCAAAGATTCCTGAAGGCAACAAAGTTCCGTGGCTGGTACTATCTACTGGCAGTGCCGTTAAAGAATCTTTCGAAGAAGAAGCTCATGctcttgaagaagaagttcGTGCTCCCGAGGATGAAGGAATTCTTGACGCTCGTGGTCTCGAAGAGAAGAGGATTTATCACCTCATGTTACCAGATATGCAAGACAACATCATGTGTGGTTCTTGTCATGGATGGTTGATCATTGTAATGGTATATGAAGGTACTGTGAGAATCCTAAATCCATTTACAAAGGTTCACTTGGATCTTCCTCCAGTTTCAACTCTTCCAAATGTAATTAATATTAATGGGGATAAATGTACTCTGTGTTATAAGGGCCTCATTATCACTAGAAATACCATTTTCGTGCATCAAGACCAAATTTGGAAGGCTATTATAAATTCAACTCCTAACAATGACAATGACAGTGATTTTATAGCAGTGGTCATATATGGATTATTTCTAGAATTGGCCTTTTACATGCCCAACGAGAAGAGATGGATTAGATTTCCAACAAGAGATCTAGTCGACATTCATGATGTCATATTTTTTGAAGAGAAAATATTTGCAGTAGACGGTAATGGCCAACTATATGAATTTGATACAAGAACAAAGTCAGGACCAGTGGGAGGAAAACATGAAGCCACACCACCTCCATCCAATGTAGGAATGCCTAATTGTTATTACTATCTAATTGGAGGTGATAATAGAAGTCTATTGATGCTGGTAAAAGGGGTAAGACATAGGTATTACATGAAGAATCAAAAACGGTTCTGCAAGTGCGAGACTGTCAAATTTGATGTCTatgaattgaagaaaaatgagaaaacatGGTCAAGAATACACAGTTTGGGGAATTACATACTAGTAATTGGAAGCAATTCTTCTGTTCAAATACTGCCAAGTAATTTTTTGAATTGCAGAGGAAATCAAATCTACTTTACAGATGACATGCATGACAGACGTGAAGTGTACTTTGAAAACACTACTCCCGCTTCACAGATTGGCATCTTCGATTTGGAAGATGGGAGTTGCCAAACATTTTTAACAGATGTGGACTCTTTTTGTCATCCTATTTGGATATTACCCTAG